The following are encoded in a window of Variovorax paradoxus genomic DNA:
- the yajC gene encoding preprotein translocase subunit YajC — protein MFISSAFAQTAPAAAGGGDMLSSLGSMLPLVLMFVVLYFVMIRPQMKRQKEARAMIEALAKGDEVATAGGVLGKITSISDQYLGLEIANGIEIKIQRSAVVQVLPKGAVKQ, from the coding sequence TTGTTCATTTCCTCTGCTTTCGCACAAACCGCGCCCGCAGCCGCCGGTGGTGGCGACATGTTGTCTTCGCTGGGCAGCATGCTGCCGCTGGTGCTGATGTTCGTGGTGCTGTATTTCGTCATGATCCGCCCGCAAATGAAGCGCCAGAAAGAAGCCCGCGCCATGATCGAAGCCCTGGCCAAGGGTGACGAAGTCGCCACGGCCGGCGGCGTGCTCGGCAAGATCACCTCGATCAGCGACCAGTACCTCGGCCTCGAGATCGCCAACGGCATCGAGATCAAGATCCAGCGCAGCGCGGTGGTCCAGGTGCTGCCCAAGGGCGCCGTCAAGCAATAA